The Bacteroides acidifaciens genome includes a region encoding these proteins:
- a CDS encoding DUF5043 domain-containing protein — protein MKSLIILVTFAVCVLRISSLENFYEFTKTFNENGYTYQCDVSESGFVTLYKKNNKWTYIPQKIKSTDEIFYVTAENYVPLWMEDAIGIASDKKMEHAINDAFVTYKEQLEGRQIFIITCINSDTGKIDEVYFEFANFGPYACIPVSVFRELETKLVGLQYTLSPLAKTFNYVYRWEARSF, from the coding sequence ATGAAATCATTAATTATACTTGTCACTTTTGCAGTGTGTGTATTAAGAATATCATCACTGGAAAATTTCTACGAATTCACAAAAACTTTCAACGAAAACGGTTATACTTATCAATGCGATGTTAGTGAATCTGGTTTTGTAACTTTATATAAGAAAAATAATAAGTGGACTTATATTCCGCAGAAAATAAAGAGTACTGATGAAATATTTTATGTGACTGCAGAGAATTATGTTCCTTTATGGATGGAAGATGCCATTGGAATTGCTTCTGATAAGAAAATGGAGCACGCTATTAATGACGCATTTGTAACGTATAAGGAGCAATTGGAAGGACGACAGATATTTATAATAACATGTATTAATTCAGATACAGGGAAAATAGATGAGGTTTATTTTGAATTTGCTAATTTTGGTCCTTATGCTTGTATTCCTGTTTCAGTATTTCGTGAACTCGAAACTAAGCTTGTAGGTTTGCAATATACCTTGAGTCCTTTAGCTAAAACATTCAATTATGTATATCGATGGGAAGCAAGATCGTTTTAA
- a CDS encoding M23 family metallopeptidase, translating into MKQYIKLSIILALVLSIDHIHAQSLDYVILSRTRSEVQGKWERNNLRNLDLNYYNEDFCDYYLYREMDESYNLSPGKNTVYTKDFESEVDNSFKEWGYYYICRGKFPDKFKITTPYALPVKSGKKINWETDMRESRKTMRFRLNGRDTIYATRGGVVCRMHHPDHLLIYHADDTFSIYIFMAEILVQPGETILTGQPIGLAGSNGISISFFFLDKNKFTGEKFNGYPYSHFTPMFRTTEGDIKLKERTYYQALTDDELIMQDMDKREKKKYLKQKSTK; encoded by the coding sequence ATGAAACAGTACATTAAACTTTCAATAATACTAGCTCTGGTATTGTCCATTGACCATATTCATGCCCAATCCCTGGATTATGTGATATTATCACGTACCCGCAGTGAAGTGCAAGGCAAATGGGAAAGGAATAATCTGAGAAATTTGGACTTGAATTATTACAATGAGGATTTTTGCGATTACTATTTGTATCGCGAAATGGATGAGTCTTATAACCTGTCTCCGGGAAAGAATACAGTGTACACTAAAGATTTTGAATCGGAAGTAGACAATTCGTTTAAAGAGTGGGGTTACTATTATATTTGTCGTGGCAAATTCCCTGACAAATTTAAGATTACTACTCCTTATGCGTTACCCGTGAAAAGTGGTAAAAAGATTAATTGGGAAACTGACATGAGGGAATCACGAAAGACTATGCGGTTTCGTTTGAACGGACGAGATACAATTTATGCAACAAGGGGTGGGGTTGTTTGCAGAATGCATCATCCCGACCATTTGCTCATATACCATGCCGACGATACTTTTTCCATATATATTTTCATGGCTGAAATTCTTGTTCAGCCGGGAGAGACTATACTGACCGGACAGCCTATAGGATTGGCCGGTAGTAACGGCATATCAATTTCTTTTTTCTTCCTGGACAAGAATAAATTTACAGGAGAGAAGTTTAACGGCTATCCTTATTCTCATTTCACTCCGATGTTCCGTACGACTGAAGGAGACATAAAACTCAAGGAAAGAACCTATTATCAGGCATTGACTGATGATGAACTTATCATGCAGGACATGGATAAGCGCGAAAAGAAAAAATATTTGAAACAGAAATCTACGAAATGA
- a CDS encoding alpha-L-fucosidase has product MRKLLLNSCLVAVLCVLSVEMSATSRKEKEKLSYLQSHQTKEDYFVKHLRFPENATLEQKVDMAARLVPTPEQLNWQRLELTAFLHFGINTFTGNEWGDGKEDPALFNPSELDAEQWVRTLKDAGFKMVLLTAKHHDGFCLWPTKTTPHSVASSPWKQGKGDVVKELRQACDKYGMKFGIYLSPWDRNAACYGDSPKYNDFFVRQLTELLTNYGEIHEVWFDGANGEGPNGKKQVYDWDTYYKTIRRLQPKAVAAIMGDDVRWVGNEKGIGRETEWGATVRTPSIYSRASENNKLLNVSSTTPDLGSRKMLAKARELFWYPSEVDVSIRPGWFYHKEQDAQVKTLHHLMEIYYQSVGYNSVLLLNIPPDKRGLISEADVARLKEFADYRKQVFASDKIKDGMNLWCAAPHDSRIYQLEQETSVNIIMLQEDIAKGQRVEKFTVEVLTSEGWRIVGQGTTIGYKRLLRIPTVKANKIRVTIDECRLTANVSRIAAYYAAPLQDESSQAAQESLSKDAWRLLSSSPVTIDLGEQTVIAGFTYAPAGAEAKPTTAFRYKFLISNDGKTWTEVPTNGEFSNIINNPVPQTVQFKEKVSARFIRLDATSLNGNPAQVSIEELSVR; this is encoded by the coding sequence CAAACGAAAGAGGATTATTTTGTAAAGCATCTCCGTTTTCCCGAAAATGCCACTTTGGAGCAGAAAGTGGATATGGCAGCCCGTTTGGTTCCCACTCCGGAGCAGTTGAATTGGCAACGACTGGAACTGACTGCTTTCCTGCACTTCGGCATCAACACCTTCACCGGCAATGAATGGGGGGACGGCAAGGAAGACCCTGCCCTTTTCAATCCTTCCGAACTGGATGCCGAACAATGGGTACGTACCTTGAAAGATGCCGGTTTTAAGATGGTACTTCTCACCGCCAAGCATCACGACGGTTTTTGCCTGTGGCCCACGAAAACGACTCCTCACTCTGTTGCTTCTTCTCCTTGGAAACAGGGAAAAGGGGATGTCGTGAAAGAACTTCGCCAGGCGTGCGACAAGTATGGCATGAAGTTCGGAATTTATCTCTCTCCGTGGGACAGGAATGCCGCTTGTTATGGGGATTCTCCGAAATACAACGATTTCTTTGTCCGCCAGCTTACGGAACTGCTGACCAATTACGGGGAAATCCACGAAGTATGGTTTGACGGAGCCAACGGCGAAGGTCCCAACGGTAAAAAACAAGTCTATGACTGGGATACTTATTATAAGACTATCCGCCGCCTGCAACCCAAAGCTGTTGCGGCCATCATGGGCGATGATGTACGTTGGGTAGGGAATGAGAAAGGCATTGGCCGTGAAACCGAATGGGGGGCTACGGTACGTACTCCGAGCATTTACAGCCGTGCTTCCGAAAATAACAAGCTTCTCAACGTATCGAGCACAACCCCCGATTTGGGCAGCCGCAAGATGCTGGCAAAGGCTCGCGAACTGTTCTGGTATCCGTCGGAAGTGGATGTATCTATCCGTCCGGGATGGTTCTACCATAAAGAACAGGACGCTCAAGTGAAGACTTTGCATCATCTGATGGAAATCTATTACCAGTCGGTAGGATACAACTCCGTTCTCCTGCTCAATATCCCGCCGGATAAACGGGGGCTTATCAGTGAAGCGGATGTCGCCCGGCTGAAAGAATTTGCCGATTATAGAAAGCAGGTATTTGCTTCGGACAAGATAAAAGACGGAATGAACCTATGGTGTGCCGCCCCACACGACAGCCGGATTTATCAGTTGGAACAGGAAACTTCTGTCAACATAATAATGTTGCAGGAAGACATCGCTAAAGGACAACGGGTAGAGAAGTTCACAGTAGAGGTACTGACGTCCGAAGGATGGCGCATCGTAGGACAGGGAACCACAATTGGCTATAAACGATTGCTGCGTATCCCTACCGTGAAAGCCAATAAAATCCGGGTGACTATCGACGAATGTCGCTTGACAGCCAACGTATCTCGGATAGCTGCCTACTATGCCGCTCCGTTGCAAGACGAATCATCGCAGGCAGCACAAGAAAGTTTGTCCAAAGATGCATGGCGTCTGTTGTCATCATCTCCTGTCACCATCGACTTAGGAGAGCAGACTGTTATTGCAGGATTTACGTACGCTCCCGCAGGAGCCGAAGCAAAGCCGACCACTGCTTTTCGCTATAAATTCCTGATAAGTAATGATGGAAAGACATGGACAGAAGTACCTACTAATGGCGAGTTCAGTAATATCATCAATAACCCCGTTCCGCAAACGGTACAATTCAAAGAAAAAGTATCTGCTCGCTTCATCCGTTTGGATGCCACCTCTTTGAATGGTAATCCGGCACAGGTTTCGATAGAAGAATTGTCGGTGAGATAA